Proteins encoded together in one Lathyrus oleraceus cultivar Zhongwan6 chromosome 5, CAAS_Psat_ZW6_1.0, whole genome shotgun sequence window:
- the LOC127080231 gene encoding extensin-like — protein MYYLDDLRKQGVEFSDFSLDWLPEFPPDFMKRPREPSEKAKQAKRAKLGESFGSRPPVPLVGSSGKSVFLPPSIQVKPIASSIPQPSPIYTNSETPPSTTKPSNQPSQKFNLATTSQPISEVEMLNETTSPSPSSSPESPPYYTHSSDTEPSDPQSPTLAQLQHHALAS, from the coding sequence ATGTACTACTTAGATGATCTGCGCAAACAAGGAGTAGAGTTCTCAGACTTCTCCCTAGACTGGCTGCCAGAATTTCCTCCAGACTTCATGAAGAGGCCACGAGAACCATCTGAGAAGGCAAAGCAGGCGAAGAGAGCAAAGCTGGGAGAATCTTTTGGATCAAGACCTCCAGTACCTCTGGTTGGATCCTCTGGTAAGTCTGTATTTCTACCTCCTTCTATACAAGTTAAACCTATTGCTTCCTCAATCCCTCAACCTTCGCCCATATACACTAACTCagaaactcctccctcaaccaccaaACCATCTAACCAACCCTCTCAAAAATTCAACCTGGCCACCACATCTCAACCTATTTCGGAAGTAGAAATGCTAAACGAAACAACCTCACCCTCCCCATCTTCATCTCCAGAATCACCACCCTACTACACACATTCATCAGACACTGAACCATCTGACCCTCAGTCCCCAACTCTGGCTCAACTCCAACACCATGCTCTGGCTTCTTAA